In the Cylindrospermopsis raciborskii Cr2010 genome, CACGGTGAGAACTCAAGCACCAGACGAATTTGAGGATCTACGACGCTTTTTCGGTTCCAGAATACCACGCAGGGAAAACAGGGTAGAACGGGGCGCTGGTTCAGGTTTTATCATTAGTAATGATGGTCGTATTCTCACTAATGCTCATGTGGTAGAGGGTGCAGATAGGGTAACTGTCACCCTCAAAGATGGAAGAACCTTTGAAGGTAGGGTATTAGGAGCAGACCAACTCACGGATGTGGCGGTGGTGAAGATTGAGGCTAAAAATCTACCAGCAGTTACCCTAGGTAACTCGGAACAGTTACAACCAGGACAATGGGCGATCGCCATTGGTAATCCTTTAGGACTAGATAACACGGTAACAACAGGTATTATTAGTGCCACTGGTAGATCCAGTAATCAAGTGGGGGTTCCCGATAAGCGGGTTGAGTTTATTCAAACTGACGCTGCAATTAATCCAGGTAATTCCGGTGGTCCGTTGCTAAACGCCCGAGGAGAAGTGATTGGTATAAACACGGCTATTATTCAGGGTGCACAAGGATTAGGATTTTCAATTCCCATTAATACGGCACAACGTATTTCTAATCAAATAATAACCACAGGTAAAGCTCAACATCCCTATTTAGGAATTCAGATGGTTTCCATCACCCCAGATTTAAGACAAAGAATCAATTCCGATCCTAATAGCGGGTTGACCGTGAGTGAAAATCAGGGAGTATTAATCATTAGGGTTGTTCCCAATTCACCTGCAGCGAAAGCTGGAATACGCATTGGAGATGTTATTGTTAGGCTAAATGGTGAAGTGATCACCGACAGCTCTGCTGTACAGAAAGCTGTAGAAGTGGCCCAAGTGGGAGGAAATTTACGTCTGGACTTGCGTCGTAATGGACAAACTATCAATATTGCAGTCAAACCGGGAATTTTTCCCACTGGCATGCAATAGATCAACAAACTACTCTACGGATTTATTTGTGGAGTAGTTTGGTGTAAGGTCTCTTGTTACCCATCCGGCGCTAAGTAGGTAAATATATTAATTTCAACAACTGACAACTGATATAAGAGATCGTCAAACCCAACAGTACTAAAAGTAGAGGAATAACCGTATCTGATCGCAGTTGACGGGTTTTGAAAATTTTTACACAAGATATGGGAATAATCATAGGCCAGAAAACAGTGGTCACTAAGGATATAATTAGTGATAAGAACTTCTCTTCCGGAGTTGATGCGGGGTGACGGTGAGAGAATGTAAACCAATTGGCAAAAAAATAGCCACCCATTAGGGTGTAGGTAATTACTAATGTTAATTGTAATTGATTGGTCAAGTCGTGTATCACAGTCTCCATGTATTGTACTTATATAGCTTGAGCCAAAACGTTGTAAACACAGGTTTAATGGGTAAAAGGCCAGGTTGCTGCAGGTGGCTATAGCTTTTATGCACCGCTCCACGCCTAGTTTACTAAAGTCGCGAACATATAAGCCCACCTACAATATTATACACTATATTTGGACACAGTCAATAGCCCTGAACTAATATCAGGCGTTAAAATCTCCATCAAAGATGAGAAGTGGGCGAAGAACGATAATTGTAACCAAATTGGGAGTCTTTCTGGATGTATTGTTTAATGCTATCAAAATCAATAAAATAATCTGCCACATCAATGAGACTATCGCTAGTCATAGTTTGCAGACCTATAACTTCTACCCGCGATCCTAAACTGGTGACAGCATTAACAGCGTAGGCTAGATCCCCATCCCCACTAACTAGTACAGCCGTATCATAATAAGGAGCTAAGGTAATCATATCCACAGCAATTTCCACATTGAGATTGGGTTTTTTACCACTTTCCGTAAGTGCAATTATATCCTTGGTTACCACTCGATAACCATTACGACGCATCCACAACAGAAAACCTTGTTGTTTCTCCTTGCTAGTATCAACTCCAGTATAAAAGAAAGCTCTTAATAGTCTAGAAGTTTGAGTTAAACGACATAATAATTTAACATAGTCGATTTCAATGCCTATTTGAAGAGCAGCATGAAATAGATTGAGACCGTCGATAAAAATAGCCACCCTACCACGATTGAGATCATCACTCATGTCTGCTCCCTGAGATGTTTCCTGGGATTTAGTATCCCTAACCCTGGTGGTAGTTTTTGTAGCTGGTGTGACCGTTGTCCCTTGCCAATGTGGTTTTTCTTTTAATTCCTTATATTCGTTTGTTTTTTTGTTATTTGCGAAACTCATTGATACCTCTAGTTTTAAATTGGGATGTTTGGTAGTTTGTTATGTGATATTTTGGTAGTTAGCACTCATAAATCAGGGGGGTCTTTATTTCAATATTATCCAAACCAAACCTTTAGGCTAATTTTTGTTGCTTACTTTAACTAAAGTTTTTATAAAATTTTCCTCCCCAGTAGATATGGCCCAATTGTTCACTTATCACATTGATGGGGTGGGAAAAATTAAAA is a window encoding:
- a CDS encoding HhoA/HhoB/HtrA family serine endopeptidase, whose translation is MSKGKQQADNTLTINSNNSPRKYWKQGLTSLSLILLGSGITVTGGYLTNNQEALTKSASKLGVESVHAAPLPGNTDSNFVTEVVRKVGPSVVRINSSRTVRTQAPDEFEDLRRFFGSRIPRRENRVERGAGSGFIISNDGRILTNAHVVEGADRVTVTLKDGRTFEGRVLGADQLTDVAVVKIEAKNLPAVTLGNSEQLQPGQWAIAIGNPLGLDNTVTTGIISATGRSSNQVGVPDKRVEFIQTDAAINPGNSGGPLLNARGEVIGINTAIIQGAQGLGFSIPINTAQRISNQIITTGKAQHPYLGIQMVSITPDLRQRINSDPNSGLTVSENQGVLIIRVVPNSPAAKAGIRIGDVIVRLNGEVITDSSAVQKAVEVAQVGGNLRLDLRRNGQTINIAVKPGIFPTGMQ
- a CDS encoding LabA-like NYN domain-containing protein yields the protein MSFANNKKTNEYKELKEKPHWQGTTVTPATKTTTRVRDTKSQETSQGADMSDDLNRGRVAIFIDGLNLFHAALQIGIEIDYVKLLCRLTQTSRLLRAFFYTGVDTSKEKQQGFLLWMRRNGYRVVTKDIIALTESGKKPNLNVEIAVDMITLAPYYDTAVLVSGDGDLAYAVNAVTSLGSRVEVIGLQTMTSDSLIDVADYFIDFDSIKQYIQKDSQFGYNYRSSPTSHL